The following are encoded together in the Bacillus sp. V2I10 genome:
- a CDS encoding SDR family oxidoreductase codes for MSAIAITGAGSGLGRALALQYSKDFNEIILIGRNHERLQQTKDILQQSQELEVFTYTVNIQNHDEVKSLCTSLFTKHDAAVLINNAGVGHFGPVTLLSAEDISEMLDTNVKGTIFLTQAFIKEFMKKGTGKILNIISTAGLRGKVNESVCVASKFAVRGFTESLVKELDGTDITIAGAYMGGMDTPFWDNNEHIKDKTRLKSPAVIAEKIYRLDDGRTEIIVE; via the coding sequence ATGTCAGCTATAGCTATTACAGGAGCCGGTTCAGGGCTTGGGCGAGCACTCGCTCTGCAATACAGCAAAGATTTTAATGAAATCATTTTAATCGGGAGAAATCATGAACGGCTTCAGCAAACGAAAGACATTCTGCAGCAAAGCCAGGAGCTTGAAGTCTTTACATATACCGTGAATATCCAAAATCATGATGAAGTGAAGTCCTTATGCACATCGTTGTTCACCAAGCACGATGCAGCTGTACTTATTAATAATGCGGGAGTAGGCCACTTTGGGCCAGTCACTTTATTATCAGCTGAAGATATCAGTGAAATGCTGGATACAAATGTAAAAGGCACTATTTTTTTAACCCAGGCTTTTATAAAAGAATTCATGAAAAAAGGTACAGGTAAAATTCTAAATATTATCTCTACTGCCGGACTGCGGGGCAAGGTAAACGAAAGTGTGTGCGTTGCATCGAAATTCGCCGTCAGGGGTTTTACAGAAAGTCTTGTAAAAGAGCTGGACGGAACGGACATTACGATTGCCGGAGCTTATATGGGCGGCATGGATACACCCTTTTGGGACAATAATGAACACATTAAAGATAAAACCCGTCTTAAATCACCGGCAGTTATTGCAGAAAAGATTTATCGCCTTGATGACGGCAGAACCGAAATCATAGTAGAGTAG
- the recX gene encoding recombination regulator RecX, with product MPIITKITTQKSSEERFNVFLNEGSGEKFAFSVDQNVLLKFGLRKGLELDEMEILEIQYGDSVKKAFNKAIEYLGFRMRSEKEVADMLLKKEYEDAVVSEVMHQLRHYKYVNDEEFADAYIRTHWKTGGKGPGVMKQELSLKGISKDIAEKALLQYSKEDQVEQAMVHAEKVVRKETKISTVQIKQKVEQTLMRKGFSYDVISIVKEELMYENNDDEEWNSLVLQAEKLKRKYAKGAQSQYKMKMKQALYRKGFSIEIIDRYLNEEEQD from the coding sequence ATGCCAATAATAACGAAAATTACGACTCAAAAAAGCAGTGAAGAGCGTTTCAATGTCTTTTTGAATGAGGGCAGCGGCGAAAAATTCGCATTCAGTGTTGATCAGAATGTCCTTTTGAAATTCGGTCTTAGAAAAGGTCTTGAACTGGACGAGATGGAAATCCTGGAAATTCAATATGGAGATTCAGTGAAAAAAGCGTTCAATAAAGCCATTGAATATTTAGGATTCCGAATGCGCTCTGAAAAAGAAGTAGCGGACATGCTGCTGAAAAAAGAGTATGAAGATGCCGTTGTTTCTGAAGTGATGCACCAGCTGCGCCACTATAAATATGTAAACGATGAAGAGTTTGCAGATGCATATATCCGCACGCACTGGAAAACCGGGGGAAAAGGTCCTGGTGTGATGAAGCAGGAGCTTTCATTAAAAGGCATCAGCAAGGACATTGCCGAAAAAGCTCTTTTGCAGTATTCAAAAGAAGATCAAGTGGAACAAGCGATGGTCCACGCCGAAAAGGTTGTTCGGAAAGAAACGAAGATCTCCACTGTACAGATTAAGCAAAAAGTGGAACAGACACTTATGAGAAAAGGCTTCAGTTATGATGTCATCTCTATTGTAAAAGAAGAATTAATGTATGAAAATAATGATGATGAAGAGTGGAATTCCCTTGTTCTTCAGGCAGAAAAACTGAAAAGGAAATATGCCAAAGGAGCACAGTCTCAATATAAAATGAAAATGAAGCAGGCCCTATACAGAAAGGGTTTCTCAATTGAAATCATCGACCGTTATTTAAACGAAGAAGAGCAGGATTGA
- a CDS encoding YfhD family protein: MGRANSQHSRSKSKNNLAQVPKNLKKESDGVYEEYSAELADQADKTAQARAKAADERQGK, from the coding sequence ATGGGCAGAGCAAATAGCCAGCATTCTAGAAGCAAAAGCAAAAATAATTTAGCACAAGTTCCAAAAAATCTTAAAAAAGAATCTGATGGAGTTTATGAAGAATATTCAGCTGAACTCGCAGATCAGGCAGATAAAACGGCTCAAGCAAGAGCTAAAGCTGCAGATGAGCGTCAGGGGAAATAA
- a CDS encoding GNAT family N-acetyltransferase, whose translation MLKKRDIQDSQPLYDQMVHPDVFPFVRHKAASINEYLFLTKQTIEAEERGELISRTILDEWGSPIGTISLFDIQDNAGFLGTWLGKPFHGKGYNQAAKDAFFNELFFELDIERIFLRIRKKNIRSTKAAEKLPYVVNANETRKPLLDEINQGEDIYNLYEISKDLYTFYTMRTAASPEEQHLKEA comes from the coding sequence ATGCTAAAAAAACGTGATATTCAAGACAGTCAGCCGCTCTATGATCAAATGGTTCACCCTGATGTCTTCCCTTTTGTGCGCCACAAAGCTGCATCAATTAATGAATATCTATTTTTAACAAAACAAACGATTGAAGCAGAAGAACGCGGGGAATTGATTTCACGTACCATTCTCGATGAATGGGGCTCTCCAATCGGAACGATCAGTTTATTTGATATTCAGGACAATGCCGGGTTTCTTGGAACATGGCTTGGGAAGCCATTTCATGGAAAAGGCTATAACCAGGCTGCTAAAGATGCTTTTTTCAATGAACTCTTTTTTGAGCTTGACATTGAACGGATTTTTCTCCGCATCAGAAAGAAAAACATCCGCTCAACAAAAGCCGCTGAAAAGCTGCCTTATGTAGTAAATGCTAATGAAACAAGAAAACCTCTTCTGGACGAAATCAATCAGGGCGAGGATATTTATAACTTATACGAAATTTCAAAAGACCTATACACCTTCTATACAATGCGTACTGCTGCATCGCCAGAGGAACAGCATCTTAAAGAAGCGTAA
- a CDS encoding YfhE family protein, which yields MADKRKREKTRNSLSGAQEVTYSREFKMADRAGGYIKSKSSH from the coding sequence ATGGCTGATAAAAGAAAACGCGAAAAAACCCGCAATTCTTTAAGCGGTGCACAGGAAGTAACCTATTCAAGAGAATTTAAAATGGCTGATCGTGCAGGCGGATACATAAAAAGCAAATCGAGTCATTAA
- a CDS encoding TIGR01777 family oxidoreductase produces MKIAIAGGTGFIGKKLTDYLLENGNKVLILSRTKKESTKSGLQYIEWMTEGAAPERELDGISAFINLAGKSINDRWTEEAKKQIVESRVKTTNEVYRIIQNLETKPEVLINASAVGIYGTSEEETFTEESRPKASDFLSETVIKWEQEAARISELDVRTVFTRFGIILGEKGALPSIILPYKLFAGGTVGSGTQWLSWIHINDVVKLIHFLLLQKSIEGPVNAASPNPVQMKDFGKTVAKVLHRPHWIPAPSLALKLALGEKSILVLEGQRVIPKVALENNFQFSHSVLEEALSDILKST; encoded by the coding sequence ATGAAAATTGCGATTGCTGGCGGAACCGGTTTTATAGGAAAGAAGCTCACGGACTATCTTTTAGAAAACGGAAACAAAGTGCTGATTTTAAGCAGAACGAAAAAAGAAAGTACGAAATCCGGGCTTCAATACATTGAATGGATGACAGAAGGAGCCGCTCCTGAACGCGAACTTGATGGAATAAGTGCTTTCATTAACCTTGCAGGTAAATCCATAAATGACAGGTGGACGGAAGAAGCAAAAAAACAAATTGTTGAAAGCCGAGTCAAAACAACTAATGAAGTATACAGGATCATCCAGAATCTCGAGACGAAGCCTGAGGTGCTAATAAATGCCAGCGCTGTCGGAATTTACGGGACATCGGAAGAAGAAACATTTACAGAGGAATCCCGTCCGAAAGCATCAGACTTTCTCTCAGAAACGGTTATTAAATGGGAGCAAGAAGCAGCCAGAATATCAGAGCTTGATGTGCGGACCGTATTTACACGCTTCGGTATTATATTAGGAGAGAAAGGCGCTCTTCCTTCTATTATACTGCCTTATAAATTATTTGCTGGAGGAACGGTTGGCTCCGGCACACAATGGCTGTCTTGGATTCATATAAATGATGTAGTGAAACTTATTCACTTTTTGCTTCTTCAAAAATCGATTGAAGGTCCTGTTAATGCAGCATCTCCAAATCCTGTTCAAATGAAGGATTTCGGAAAAACGGTTGCCAAAGTGCTGCACCGTCCTCATTGGATTCCTGCTCCAAGCCTTGCTTTAAAGCTTGCACTCGGAGAAAAAAGCATTCTTGTTCTCGAAGGCCAGCGGGTGATTCCGAAAGTCGCACTGGAAAATAACTTTCAATTTTCACATTCAGTGCTTGAAGAAGCGCTATCTGACATATTAAAATCCACATAA
- a CDS encoding amidohydrolase, giving the protein MDSFLFRNATIYPVTSKPLYQTDLYVSRGKIMAIGKQLPCPEGTKIIDCKEQFLFPGFIDVHTHLGLYDEGTGWAGNDANETIEVLSPHIRALDGVHPLDQGFKDAIQYGITTVHIMPGSANVIGGTTSVIKTHGVNIKDMIVVETAALKIALGENPKRIHSHGNKDSITRMGIMGMLREAFYKAQCSKEPDDFRSISIRKVLNREIPVRIHAHRADDILSAIRFAEEFNLDFRIEHCTEGHLIADEFIGKNIKVSVGPTLTRKSKVELKNKSWLTYQALADRGVEVSITTDHPYTPIQYLNVVASIAVREGFEEKLALEAITITAAKNLLIDDRTGSLEIGKDADIVLWNHHPFHYLAKPELTMINGKIAFQKT; this is encoded by the coding sequence ATGGATAGCTTTTTATTTAGGAATGCAACAATTTATCCCGTTACATCAAAACCACTTTATCAAACCGATCTCTATGTTTCCCGCGGCAAAATTATGGCAATCGGCAAACAGCTGCCATGCCCGGAAGGAACTAAAATAATCGACTGCAAGGAGCAATTTTTGTTCCCTGGCTTCATTGATGTTCATACACATCTTGGCCTTTATGATGAAGGTACGGGATGGGCAGGAAATGATGCCAATGAAACCATTGAAGTGCTCTCTCCGCACATTCGCGCTCTTGACGGGGTTCATCCTCTTGATCAAGGTTTTAAGGATGCCATTCAGTATGGCATTACCACCGTTCATATTATGCCTGGAAGTGCAAATGTGATCGGAGGAACAACATCTGTCATAAAAACACATGGCGTAAATATTAAGGACATGATCGTCGTTGAAACGGCCGCTTTGAAAATCGCACTTGGGGAAAATCCCAAACGTATACACAGTCATGGCAACAAAGATTCCATTACGAGAATGGGTATTATGGGGATGCTCAGAGAGGCTTTTTACAAAGCACAGTGCAGCAAAGAGCCAGATGATTTCAGATCGATTTCCATCCGCAAAGTGCTTAATCGCGAAATACCGGTGCGTATTCATGCTCACCGCGCAGATGATATCCTTTCAGCCATACGATTTGCTGAAGAATTCAATCTTGATTTCAGAATTGAACATTGTACTGAAGGACATCTTATTGCAGATGAGTTTATAGGGAAAAACATAAAGGTTAGTGTAGGTCCTACGCTAACAAGAAAGTCCAAAGTAGAGCTTAAAAATAAAAGCTGGCTTACTTATCAGGCATTAGCAGACCGCGGCGTTGAGGTTTCCATTACAACAGATCATCCATATACACCTATTCAGTACTTAAATGTTGTGGCATCCATCGCCGTAAGAGAAGGTTTTGAGGAAAAATTGGCGCTAGAAGCCATTACTATTACTGCTGCCAAAAACCTGTTAATTGATGACCGGACAGGGAGTCTTGAAATAGGAAAAGACGCGGACATAGTGCTATGGAATCACCACCCTTTTCACTACCTTGCAAAGCCCGAGCTGACAATGATTAACGGGAAAATCGCCTTTCAAAAAACCTGA